The following are encoded in a window of Vigna unguiculata cultivar IT97K-499-35 chromosome 8, ASM411807v1, whole genome shotgun sequence genomic DNA:
- the LOC114193254 gene encoding cyclin-D4-2-like isoform X2: MAPSFDCFSSLLCAEDNIIFDENDRGGLVEELEDTWEHPIYDRNHSQIQNLDVQYVSFPLPSEECLRLMMESELHHLPNGDYVSRLRSGDLDIGSRTEAIDWIEKVREHFGFGPLCAYLSINYLDRFLSVYELPQRVWTMKLLAVGCISLAAKMEESDVPTSLDLQVGESKYIFEAKTIQRMELLVLNTLKWRMQAITPFSFIDYFLQKINDDDEAPIGASILQSSELILSTVRGIDFIEFRPSEIAAAVAISVVGDGQTVETEKASSDLIQHVEKERVLKCVKMIQELSSKNGPSAKDLIPSVSVPESPIGVLNNACFSYKSDEPNVAPCANSSHSDTPDAKRRKLDKTFGE; the protein is encoded by the exons ATGGCACCCAGTTTTGATTGCTTTTCAAGCCTTCTCTGTGCGgaagataatattatttttgacgAAAATGATCGGGGAGGTTTGGTGGAGGAGTTGGAGGACACGTGGGAGCATCCTATATATGATCGAAATCATAGTCAAATTCAGAACTTGGATGTTCAATATGTGTCGTTTCCTTTGCCGAGTGAGGAGTGTTTGAGACTAATGATGGAATCAGAATTGCATCACTTGCCTAATGGTGATTACGTTAGTAGGCTGAGGAGTGGGGATTTGGACATTGGGTCTAGAACAGAGGCCATTGATTGGATTGAAAAG GTCCGAGAGCACTTTGGTTTTGGACCTCTCTGTGCTTATCTATCCATAAATTACTTGGACCGTTTCCTCTCTGTTTATGAATTACCA CAACGAGTTTGGACAATGAAATTGTTGGCTGTAGGTTGCATATCTCTGGCAGCCAAAATGGAAGAGAGTGATGTGCCTACATCTCTTGATTTGCAG GTGGGTGAATCTAAGTATATATTTGAAGCCAAAACAATTCAGAGAATGGAGCTTCTTGTTCTGAACACATTGAAGTGGAGAATGCAGGCAATTACCCCATTTTCCTTCATCGACTATTTCCTTCAGAAGAtcaatgatgatgatgaagctCCAATTGGAGCTTCAATTTTGCAATCCTCAGAGCTTATACTGAGTACTGTAAGAG GAATTGACTTCATAGAGTTCAGACCCTCAGAGATTGCAGCTGCAGTGGCAATATCTGTGGTGGGGGATGGCCAAACAGTTGAAACAGAGAAAGCAAGTTCTGATCTGATTCAGCATGTAGAAAAG GAGAGGGTGTTGAAGTGTGTGAAAATGATCCAAGAACTTTCATCAAAGAATGGTCCTTCTGCTAAGGATTTGATTCCTTCTGTTTCTGTGCCTGAAAGCCCAATAGGGGTGTTGAACAATGCATGCTTCAGCTACAAAAGTGATGAACCAAACGTTGCTCCTTGTGCAAACTCTTCACATAGTGATACTCCAGATGCTAAAAGGAGGAAGCTAGACAAAACCTTTGGAGAATAG
- the LOC114193254 gene encoding cyclin-D4-2-like isoform X1 yields the protein MAPSFDCFSSLLCAEDNIIFDENDRGGLVEELEDTWEHPIYDRNHSQIQNLDVQYVSFPLPSEECLRLMMESELHHLPNGDYVSRLRSGDLDIGSRTEAIDWIEKVREHFGFGPLCAYLSINYLDRFLSVYELPKQRVWTMKLLAVGCISLAAKMEESDVPTSLDLQVGESKYIFEAKTIQRMELLVLNTLKWRMQAITPFSFIDYFLQKINDDDEAPIGASILQSSELILSTVRGIDFIEFRPSEIAAAVAISVVGDGQTVETEKASSDLIQHVEKERVLKCVKMIQELSSKNGPSAKDLIPSVSVPESPIGVLNNACFSYKSDEPNVAPCANSSHSDTPDAKRRKLDKTFGE from the exons ATGGCACCCAGTTTTGATTGCTTTTCAAGCCTTCTCTGTGCGgaagataatattatttttgacgAAAATGATCGGGGAGGTTTGGTGGAGGAGTTGGAGGACACGTGGGAGCATCCTATATATGATCGAAATCATAGTCAAATTCAGAACTTGGATGTTCAATATGTGTCGTTTCCTTTGCCGAGTGAGGAGTGTTTGAGACTAATGATGGAATCAGAATTGCATCACTTGCCTAATGGTGATTACGTTAGTAGGCTGAGGAGTGGGGATTTGGACATTGGGTCTAGAACAGAGGCCATTGATTGGATTGAAAAG GTCCGAGAGCACTTTGGTTTTGGACCTCTCTGTGCTTATCTATCCATAAATTACTTGGACCGTTTCCTCTCTGTTTATGAATTACCA AAGCAACGAGTTTGGACAATGAAATTGTTGGCTGTAGGTTGCATATCTCTGGCAGCCAAAATGGAAGAGAGTGATGTGCCTACATCTCTTGATTTGCAG GTGGGTGAATCTAAGTATATATTTGAAGCCAAAACAATTCAGAGAATGGAGCTTCTTGTTCTGAACACATTGAAGTGGAGAATGCAGGCAATTACCCCATTTTCCTTCATCGACTATTTCCTTCAGAAGAtcaatgatgatgatgaagctCCAATTGGAGCTTCAATTTTGCAATCCTCAGAGCTTATACTGAGTACTGTAAGAG GAATTGACTTCATAGAGTTCAGACCCTCAGAGATTGCAGCTGCAGTGGCAATATCTGTGGTGGGGGATGGCCAAACAGTTGAAACAGAGAAAGCAAGTTCTGATCTGATTCAGCATGTAGAAAAG GAGAGGGTGTTGAAGTGTGTGAAAATGATCCAAGAACTTTCATCAAAGAATGGTCCTTCTGCTAAGGATTTGATTCCTTCTGTTTCTGTGCCTGAAAGCCCAATAGGGGTGTTGAACAATGCATGCTTCAGCTACAAAAGTGATGAACCAAACGTTGCTCCTTGTGCAAACTCTTCACATAGTGATACTCCAGATGCTAAAAGGAGGAAGCTAGACAAAACCTTTGGAGAATAG